From the Sphingomonas aliaeris genome, one window contains:
- the phaR gene encoding polyhydroxyalkanoate synthesis repressor PhaR, whose amino-acid sequence MKKQSAGDGPVVIKKYANRRLYNTETSSYITLEHLAAMTREGRDFKVVDAKTDDDITHNVLTQIIMEEESRGQTMLPVPFLRQLIAMYGDSMQAMVPGYLEASMDSFRRNHEQFKSAVEGAFANSPFAEIAKRNLAMFEAATAAFKPGSVPGAADGTPAATSAATPATPSTKDDEIAALKAELTKLNDKIEKLNQ is encoded by the coding sequence GTGAAAAAGCAGAGCGCGGGCGACGGCCCGGTCGTCATCAAGAAATACGCCAACCGCAGGCTCTATAACACGGAGACGTCGTCTTACATCACGCTCGAACATCTCGCGGCGATGACTCGCGAAGGGCGCGACTTCAAGGTCGTCGATGCGAAGACCGACGACGACATTACGCATAACGTACTAACGCAGATCATCATGGAGGAGGAATCGCGCGGCCAGACGATGCTGCCCGTGCCGTTCCTGCGCCAGTTGATCGCGATGTACGGCGATTCGATGCAGGCGATGGTCCCGGGCTATCTGGAGGCGTCGATGGACAGCTTCCGCCGCAACCACGAACAGTTCAAGTCGGCGGTCGAGGGCGCGTTCGCCAACTCGCCCTTCGCCGAAATCGCCAAGCGCAACCTCGCCATGTTCGAGGCCGCGACTGCAGCATTCAAACCCGGCTCCGTCCCCGGTGCGGCGGACGGCACCCCCGCCGCAACCTCCGCCGCGACCCCTGCTACGCCATCCACCAAGGATGACGAGATCGCCGCACTGAAGGCCGAACTCACCAAGCTCAACGACAAGATCGAGAAGCTGAATCAGTAA
- a CDS encoding pepsin/retropepsin-like aspartic protease family protein, translating to MQPAKLSALAVMLACSAAMAAPARTVSPTRPTPTDVLAPDAEGRWVPFDLTPGNQIRFTLDVDGVAVTAILDTGVSFSVLSRAFVDARRLKVRSGGTASAVGGSVPIGWIDTKTIRLGGLTRQGGSIGVTALPATATGSARPIEMLVGRDLTEGYALDVDYAARRFRLIASGRMPFTGAIAPLTVSRDRLVYSGEIVLNGRRLRPLIVDTGDGNAVTLSAESWATARLIPPARTTTISFGLGGAIVTDLVVLDEMTTGSLTARNVELQIEPAGGFSQRMGMAGRIGSGFLQRYRVLLDPKAGRMVLQPGPDADAPPVKSTSGVLVAAEKDRLRVLHVMRGSPAERAGWQSGETICMIDGTPIPADYPGSALSGWSIGATGRVVAFDMCDGTRRTLALRPFY from the coding sequence ATGCAGCCAGCCAAGCTGTCGGCGCTGGCGGTGATGCTGGCCTGTAGCGCGGCGATGGCAGCGCCCGCCCGCACGGTCTCCCCTACCCGGCCGACACCTACCGACGTGCTCGCGCCGGATGCAGAGGGTCGCTGGGTGCCCTTCGACCTGACGCCCGGCAACCAGATCCGCTTCACGCTGGACGTGGACGGCGTGGCGGTGACCGCGATCCTGGATACCGGCGTGAGTTTCAGCGTGCTGTCGCGCGCGTTCGTCGATGCGCGGCGGCTGAAGGTGCGCAGCGGCGGCACGGCGAGCGCGGTCGGCGGATCGGTGCCGATCGGGTGGATCGATACGAAGACGATCCGCTTGGGCGGGCTGACGCGGCAGGGCGGCAGCATCGGCGTCACCGCTTTGCCCGCGACCGCGACGGGCAGCGCGCGGCCGATCGAGATGCTGGTCGGGCGCGACCTGACCGAAGGCTATGCGCTGGACGTGGACTATGCCGCGCGGCGGTTCCGGCTGATCGCCTCCGGGCGGATGCCGTTCACCGGGGCGATCGCGCCGCTGACGGTGTCGCGCGACCGTTTGGTCTATTCGGGCGAGATCGTGCTGAACGGGCGGCGGCTGCGCCCGCTGATCGTCGATACGGGGGACGGCAATGCGGTGACGCTTTCGGCCGAAAGCTGGGCGACGGCGCGGCTGATCCCGCCGGCGCGGACGACGACGATCTCGTTCGGGCTGGGCGGTGCGATCGTCACCGATCTGGTCGTGCTGGACGAGATGACGACCGGCAGCCTGACCGCGCGGAACGTGGAGTTGCAGATCGAGCCGGCGGGCGGTTTCTCGCAGCGGATGGGGATGGCCGGGCGGATCGGATCGGGTTTCCTGCAACGATACCGCGTGTTGCTGGACCCCAAAGCCGGGCGGATGGTGTTGCAGCCCGGGCCGGACGCCGATGCGCCGCCGGTCAAGTCGACCAGCGGCGTGCTGGTGGCGGCGGAGAAGGACCGGCTGCGCGTGCTGCACGTGATGCGCGGCAGCCCCGCCGAGCGCGCCGGATGGCAGAGCGGCGAGACGATCTGCATGATCGACGGCACCCCGATCCCCGCCGACTATCCGGGCAGCGCGCTGTCGGGCTGGTCGATCGGCGCGACCGGGCGGGTGGTGGCGTTCGACATGTGCGACGGGACGCGCCGGACGCTGGCTTTGCGGCCGTTTTATTGA
- a CDS encoding Crp/Fnr family transcriptional regulator — protein MRLFLQTHRKPVLSDDDIASLEAAAGKTVDYAAKRVIVRENVPLTQCTLLMSGFVERFKDTPDGRRQILAIHVPGDFVDLHSYPLKRLEHSVAALTPVTVVNFPHADIRALTAKSATLTELLWRSTLIDAAINREWIVSVGARGASVRLAHLMCEMFVRLERIGLTRGEEFDFPVTQIDLADATGLTAVHANRMLRQLRERGLVEFRQGLVKILDWPALKDFAGFDPRYLFLD, from the coding sequence ATGCGCTTGTTCCTGCAGACGCACCGGAAGCCGGTCCTGTCGGACGACGATATCGCGAGTCTGGAGGCGGCGGCGGGGAAGACGGTCGATTACGCCGCGAAGCGCGTGATCGTTCGCGAGAACGTGCCGTTGACGCAATGCACGCTGTTGATGAGCGGCTTCGTCGAGCGGTTCAAGGATACGCCCGACGGACGACGGCAGATCCTGGCGATCCACGTGCCGGGCGATTTTGTCGATCTGCATTCCTATCCGTTGAAACGGCTGGAACATTCGGTCGCGGCGCTGACCCCGGTGACGGTCGTGAACTTTCCGCACGCCGACATACGCGCGCTGACCGCGAAATCGGCGACGCTGACCGAGTTGCTGTGGCGATCGACGCTGATCGATGCGGCGATCAATCGCGAATGGATCGTATCGGTCGGCGCGCGCGGCGCATCGGTGCGGCTGGCGCATCTGATGTGCGAGATGTTCGTGCGGCTGGAACGGATCGGGCTGACGCGCGGCGAGGAATTCGATTTTCCGGTGACCCAGATCGACCTGGCGGATGCGACCGGGCTGACCGCGGTGCACGCGAACCGCATGCTGCGCCAGTTGCGCGAGCGCGGGCTGGTGGAGTTCCGCCAGGGTCTGGTGAAGATCCTCGACTGGCCGGCGTTGAAGGATTTTGCCGGGTTCGATCCGCGATACCTGTTCCTGGATTGA
- a CDS encoding haloacid dehalogenase type II: MTVPKVLAFDVFGTVVDWRSGIARDAAPFLAEIGRGDLDPHVFADEWRGLYQPAMEECRSGRRPYTRLDILNRETLDQLLRRHGIDPAAIGDDRLDDLAFAWRRLDPWPDAVEGLVRLKAHVPIVTLSNGNIALTMAMARRAGLPWDAILGAEATGIYKPLRDSYLGTADILGIAPSDLCLVAAHHSDLAAARAAGLMTAYVDRPMEYGGARAPDADFEQSWDYRADTITGLAGLIF, encoded by the coding sequence ATGACCGTGCCGAAAGTGCTCGCCTTCGACGTCTTCGGCACTGTGGTCGACTGGCGATCCGGCATCGCGCGCGATGCCGCGCCGTTTCTGGCGGAGATCGGGCGCGGCGATCTCGATCCGCACGTCTTCGCCGACGAATGGCGCGGCCTCTACCAGCCGGCGATGGAGGAATGTCGGTCCGGCCGCCGCCCCTATACGCGGCTCGATATCCTCAACCGCGAAACGCTCGACCAACTGCTCCGTCGGCACGGCATTGATCCCGCCGCGATCGGCGACGACAGGCTGGACGACCTCGCCTTTGCCTGGCGTCGGCTCGATCCCTGGCCCGATGCGGTGGAGGGACTCGTCCGGCTCAAGGCGCATGTACCGATCGTCACCCTGTCCAACGGCAATATCGCGCTGACGATGGCGATGGCGCGCCGCGCCGGGCTGCCGTGGGACGCTATCCTCGGTGCGGAGGCGACCGGTATCTACAAGCCGTTGCGCGACAGCTATCTGGGAACCGCCGACATTCTCGGGATCGCGCCGTCAGACCTCTGCCTCGTCGCCGCGCACCACAGCGATCTTGCCGCCGCGCGCGCCGCCGGGTTGATGACCGCCTATGTCGATCGACCGATGGAATATGGCGGGGCACGCGCGCCCGATGCGGACTTCGAACAATCCTGGGATTACCGCGCCGACACGATCACCGGACTGGCCGGCCTGATATTTTAG
- a CDS encoding ribonucleoside-diphosphate reductase subunit alpha, producing MKPQLYPVEVDHSRDALLTDFGKDTLTDRYLLPGERFQDLFVRVASAYADDAAHAQRLYDAISQLWFMPATPVLSNGGTGRGLPISCFLNSVPDSLNGIVDTWNENVWLASRGGGIGTYWGNVRGIGEPVGLNGKTSGIIPFVRVMDSLTLAISQGSLRRGSAACYLDISHPEIEEFLEIRKPSGDFNRKALNLHHGVLLTDAFMEAVRDGTEWNLLSPKDQTVRATVDARSLFQKLVETRLATGEPYIVFADHVNKAMPKHHRDLGLKVSTSNLCSEITLPTGKDHLGNERTAVCCLSSLNLETWDQWKDQKGFVEDVMRFLDNVLEDFIARAEPGMERAAYSAARERSVGLGVMGFHSFLQARGLPFEGAMAKSWNMRMFKHIRAQVDEASMQLAVERGPCPDAADMGVMERFSCKMAIAPTASISIICGGTSACIEPIPANIYTHKTLSGSFSVKNPYLEKLLSEKSKNSDAVWNTILEQGGSVQHLDFLSQEEKDCYKTSFEIDQRWLLELAGDRTPYIDQAQSLNLFIPADVEKWDLLMLHFRAWELGIKSLYYLRSKSVQRAGFAGGVEADNTIDAPKFEVESKDYDECLACQ from the coding sequence GTGAAGCCGCAACTTTACCCGGTCGAGGTCGATCATTCGCGTGACGCATTGCTCACCGATTTCGGCAAGGACACGCTGACCGATCGGTACCTGTTGCCGGGTGAACGCTTCCAGGACCTGTTCGTCCGCGTCGCCTCCGCTTATGCCGACGATGCCGCGCATGCGCAGCGTCTGTATGACGCCATTTCGCAGCTCTGGTTCATGCCCGCGACGCCGGTCCTGTCGAACGGCGGCACCGGTCGCGGCCTGCCGATCTCGTGCTTCCTCAATTCCGTGCCGGACAGCCTCAACGGCATCGTCGACACCTGGAATGAAAACGTCTGGCTCGCCTCGCGCGGCGGCGGCATCGGCACCTATTGGGGCAATGTCCGCGGCATCGGCGAACCGGTCGGCCTGAACGGCAAGACCAGCGGCATCATCCCGTTCGTCCGCGTGATGGATTCGCTGACGCTCGCCATTTCTCAAGGCTCGCTGCGCCGCGGATCGGCCGCCTGCTATCTCGACATCAGCCATCCGGAGATCGAGGAATTCCTCGAAATCCGCAAACCCTCGGGCGATTTCAATCGCAAGGCGCTCAACCTGCACCACGGCGTGCTGCTGACCGATGCCTTCATGGAGGCGGTTCGCGACGGCACAGAATGGAATCTGCTCAGCCCGAAGGACCAGACCGTGCGCGCTACGGTCGATGCGCGGTCGCTGTTCCAGAAACTGGTCGAAACCCGCCTCGCCACGGGTGAGCCGTATATCGTCTTCGCGGATCACGTGAACAAGGCGATGCCGAAGCATCACCGCGATCTCGGGCTCAAGGTGTCGACCTCGAACCTGTGCAGCGAAATCACCCTGCCGACCGGCAAGGATCATCTCGGCAACGAACGCACCGCGGTCTGCTGCCTGTCCTCGCTCAACCTCGAGACGTGGGACCAGTGGAAGGACCAGAAGGGCTTCGTGGAGGACGTGATGCGCTTCCTCGACAACGTGCTGGAGGATTTCATCGCGCGCGCCGAACCCGGCATGGAACGCGCCGCTTACTCCGCCGCGCGCGAACGCTCGGTCGGGCTGGGCGTGATGGGCTTCCACTCCTTCCTCCAGGCGCGCGGCCTGCCGTTCGAAGGCGCGATGGCCAAATCGTGGAACATGCGCATGTTCAAGCACATCCGCGCGCAGGTCGATGAGGCTTCGATGCAGCTCGCGGTCGAACGCGGGCCGTGCCCGGACGCCGCCGACATGGGCGTGATGGAACGCTTCAGCTGCAAGATGGCGATCGCGCCGACCGCCTCCATCTCGATCATCTGCGGCGGCACCAGCGCGTGCATCGAACCGATCCCGGCCAACATCTACACGCACAAGACGCTGTCGGGCAGCTTCTCGGTCAAGAACCCGTATCTCGAAAAGCTGCTCAGCGAGAAATCGAAGAACAGCGACGCGGTGTGGAACACGATCCTCGAACAGGGCGGCAGCGTCCAGCATCTCGATTTCCTCAGCCAGGAGGAAAAGGATTGCTACAAGACCAGCTTCGAGATCGACCAGCGCTGGCTGCTCGAACTCGCCGGCGATCGCACGCCCTATATCGATCAGGCGCAGTCGCTGAACCTGTTCATCCCGGCGGACGTCGAGAAGTGGGACCTGCTCATGCTCCACTTCCGCGCCTGGGAACTGGGCATCAAGTCGCTCTATTACCTCCGCTCGAAGTCCGTCCAACGCGCCGGTTTCGCCGGTGGCGTCGAAGCCGACAACACGATCGACGCGCCGAAGTTCGAAGTCGAATCGAAGGATTACGATGAATGCCTCGCCTGTCAGTAA
- a CDS encoding DUF2171 domain-containing protein: protein MADLSAIKEHMEVIGADGVHVGTVDHVEGDRIKLTKKDSGAEVSEGSGSHEGHHHYISGGLVAGVEGDQVRLSANADVAVGFEEEA, encoded by the coding sequence ATGGCCGATCTGAGCGCAATCAAGGAACATATGGAAGTCATCGGCGCGGACGGCGTGCATGTCGGCACCGTCGACCATGTCGAGGGAGACCGCATCAAGCTGACCAAGAAGGACAGCGGTGCCGAGGTCTCCGAAGGATCGGGATCGCATGAGGGGCATCACCATTACATCTCGGGCGGCCTCGTCGCCGGCGTCGAGGGTGACCAGGTGCGTTTGAGCGCCAACGCGGACGTCGCGGTGGGTTTCGAAGAAGAAGCCTGA
- a CDS encoding ribonucleotide-diphosphate reductase subunit beta, which translates to MSLTEARKQYKPFEYPWAFDFWKRQQQIHWMPEEVPLGEDCRDWAQKLSDHERNLLTQIFRFFTQADVEVQDCYHEKYGRIFKPTEIKMMLAAFSNMETVHIAAYSHLLDTIGMPESEYGAFLEYSEMKDKHDYLQTFGVDSDEDIAKTLAMFGGFTEGLQLFASFAMLMNFPRFNKMKGMGQIVTWSIRDESLHCEGIIKLFHAFCKERDCFTKSVKSDIREMCQHTVHLEDNFIDLAFEMGPVNGMTPKEIKKYIRYIADWRLNQLGLKPIYMVDEHPLPWLAPMLNGVEHANFFEQRATEYSKAATKGNWNEVWDGFDKRQKAKAGPAANEDPTSGEGDMFSRAGVAAE; encoded by the coding sequence ATGTCCCTCACCGAAGCCCGCAAGCAGTACAAGCCGTTCGAATACCCCTGGGCGTTCGATTTCTGGAAGCGTCAGCAGCAGATCCACTGGATGCCGGAGGAAGTGCCGCTGGGCGAGGATTGCCGCGACTGGGCGCAGAAGCTCAGCGATCACGAACGCAATCTGCTCACGCAGATCTTCCGCTTCTTCACCCAGGCGGATGTCGAGGTGCAGGATTGCTATCACGAGAAATACGGCCGCATCTTCAAGCCGACCGAGATCAAGATGATGCTCGCCGCGTTCAGCAACATGGAAACGGTACACATCGCCGCGTACAGCCATCTGCTCGACACGATCGGCATGCCCGAAAGCGAATATGGCGCCTTCCTCGAATATAGCGAGATGAAGGACAAGCACGATTATCTTCAGACATTCGGCGTCGACAGCGACGAGGATATCGCAAAGACGCTCGCCATGTTCGGCGGCTTCACCGAAGGGCTGCAGCTGTTCGCCAGCTTCGCCATGCTGATGAACTTCCCCCGCTTCAACAAGATGAAGGGCATGGGCCAGATCGTCACCTGGTCGATCCGCGACGAAAGCCTGCACTGCGAAGGCATCATCAAGCTGTTCCACGCCTTCTGCAAGGAACGCGACTGCTTCACCAAATCGGTCAAGTCCGACATTCGCGAGATGTGCCAGCACACCGTCCATCTCGAGGACAATTTCATCGACCTCGCGTTCGAAATGGGCCCGGTCAACGGCATGACGCCCAAGGAGATCAAGAAGTACATCCGCTACATCGCGGACTGGCGCCTCAACCAATTGGGCCTGAAGCCGATCTACATGGTCGACGAACACCCGCTGCCCTGGCTCGCCCCGATGCTCAACGGCGTCGAACACGCCAACTTCTTCGAACAACGCGCCACCGAATATTCGAAGGCCGCGACCAAGGGCAACTGGAACGAAGTCTGGGACGGCTTCGACAAGCGCCAGAAGGCGAAGGCTGGGCCTGCCGCTAACGAGGATCCGACGAGCGGCGAGGGGGATATGTTCTCGCGCGCTGGCGTGGCGGCTGAGTGA
- a CDS encoding DUF4145 domain-containing protein — protein MAQHVLRSDKAINFVIAICGVCDFPSLYRCFDFKYSSLGVGKDLTKFETDFPGDRFAIADIWPSTGGDTPPDLPDNVAKFFEQGTNNERAEHWDAAGAMFRKALDVGTKIIDPSFSNKNLSQRINLLRESGRLTSDLAAWAHEVRIDGNESVHGNDPETREDVVAIHQFCRAVLLYTFSMPALVAARKNPDAKV, from the coding sequence ATGGCTCAGCATGTTTTACGTTCAGATAAAGCTATAAACTTTGTTATTGCGATATGCGGAGTTTGTGACTTTCCGTCTTTATACCGTTGCTTTGATTTCAAGTATTCTAGTCTTGGCGTCGGGAAAGACTTGACGAAATTTGAGACGGATTTCCCGGGAGATAGATTTGCAATAGCCGATATTTGGCCGTCAACGGGAGGAGATACTCCTCCCGATTTGCCAGATAATGTTGCAAAATTTTTCGAGCAGGGAACGAATAATGAGCGTGCCGAACATTGGGACGCCGCAGGTGCCATGTTTAGAAAGGCGCTGGACGTGGGAACTAAGATAATAGACCCTTCCTTTTCAAATAAGAATTTGTCTCAAAGGATTAATCTCCTTCGTGAAAGCGGAAGGCTTACGTCTGATTTAGCCGCGTGGGCCCACGAGGTTCGTATCGACGGCAACGAGTCCGTTCACGGTAATGATCCTGAGACTCGAGAGGATGTAGTCGCTATTCATCAATTTTGCCGAGCTGTACTTCTTTACACTTTCTCAATGCCGGCTTTAGTTGCCGCCCGAAAAAATCCAGACGCTAAAGTTTAG
- a CDS encoding RodZ family helix-turn-helix domain-containing protein, producing the protein MRIVPALLPVVMPAAILLLGGCSSQGSSSNSSVDIETAAEQAQTSIDNYAATTPATGQDSVPVNAIAPSAPGLNQAAPVAPTGPRPTPAASLAPLDPPAPGTPGGLPDDRTPISEAPFTPDSAQGAANVVQTYYALLGEKKYRQAWALWGNGGRDSGMSADAFAASFDKYSEYHANVGAPGRIDSGMSQRRVTVPVQVYGRLKADAKPVYMLGTVVLHRVVPGVSDVKADQSWHLQSADIKPRPRG; encoded by the coding sequence ATGCGCATCGTTCCCGCGCTCCTGCCGGTGGTCATGCCGGCCGCGATCCTGTTGCTCGGCGGCTGCTCGTCCCAGGGCAGTTCGTCCAATAGCAGCGTCGATATCGAAACCGCCGCCGAGCAGGCGCAGACCAGCATCGACAATTACGCCGCGACCACGCCCGCCACCGGGCAAGACAGCGTGCCCGTCAATGCGATCGCCCCGTCGGCACCCGGTCTGAACCAGGCCGCGCCCGTCGCGCCGACGGGACCCCGGCCGACGCCCGCCGCCAGCCTCGCCCCGCTCGATCCGCCCGCGCCCGGCACGCCCGGCGGCCTGCCCGATGATCGCACGCCGATCTCCGAAGCGCCCTTCACCCCGGACAGCGCGCAGGGCGCGGCGAACGTCGTCCAGACCTATTACGCGCTGCTGGGCGAGAAGAAGTACCGCCAGGCCTGGGCCTTGTGGGGCAATGGCGGCAGGGATTCGGGCATGTCCGCCGACGCCTTCGCCGCAAGCTTCGACAAATACAGCGAATATCACGCCAATGTCGGCGCCCCCGGCCGCATCGATTCGGGCATGAGCCAGCGCCGCGTGACCGTCCCGGTGCAGGTCTATGGCCGGCTGAAGGCGGATGCGAAGCCGGTCTACATGCTCGGCACCGTGGTGCTCCACCGCGTCGTCCCCGGCGTCAGCGACGTGAAGGCGGACCAGAGCTGGCATCTTCAATCCGCCGACATCAAGCCCCGGCCGCGCGGCTGA
- a CDS encoding putative bifunctional diguanylate cyclase/phosphodiesterase gives MRSLPSPSSIPLIAKKVWSDLMLGADEERISETQQHQFAQFGGGWPAALIAQGLASALMLWTAAQQRDEQATLLLSLYAAITLILGIAALAVAKIGAVRLAPHLQVRLVAAAGAGLGAGLFAMLWMAADIDIVIWQLANFIAVFGAIVVTITVMQSVRAALLSFAAAMVVGIMVAVGIGVMSGIAITFFGCLAFTIAGMARLDHIKAAARAAQSNQDALARRLVHEFEDHGSGWFWQTDRHGRLVYLSTKVAEEVAANGASAIGQLLTAVFKVDSASPDTERTLGFHLSSRTSFADYSVRPVADVAERWWSISGRPMMDAMNRFQGFVGSGSDLTQKRQSEAEITRLALFDGLTGLANRQRMRLSLDQTLAAPQSGTRATSLFLLDLDRFKAVNDTLGHQTGDTLLKQVGQRLQRSVGDAGLVGRLGGDEFKVVLPREANRDRLAELARTIIASLSQPYFIDGSSITIGCSIGIAIAPEDGADSETLVRNADLALYAAKADGRGIHRFYRAELLLGAQKRKQLEDDLRKALAQDEFHVAYQPVVCTRSERIVGYEALLRWDHPTRGAVSPADFIPVAEDCGLIEAIGEWVLRTACEDAATWPNGIRVAVNVSPIQFANPALPAIVTSALARSGIPAERLELEITEGVFLNESASSDNMFRALKGIGVRLALDDFGTGYSSLGYLKKAPFDKIKIDQSFVKGAAIAGNRNAAIIKAIVTLADTLGMETTAEGVEVQDEIQLIRDLGCSHIQGYVYGKAARAAVVIEHLQATGGMATAVGFRASRSPRSSMLRSARITTEGAEGEVRIRNMSATGAMIDGIEIDGDAAGIDILIELLEDQMFPAKLRWAADGKAGIEFAQNFNMERLSQPAPAAAAIRRSA, from the coding sequence ATGCGCAGCCTCCCATCCCCATCATCGATCCCTCTCATCGCCAAGAAGGTGTGGAGCGACCTGATGCTCGGCGCCGACGAGGAGCGCATATCGGAAACGCAACAGCACCAATTCGCGCAATTCGGCGGTGGATGGCCGGCCGCACTGATCGCCCAAGGTCTTGCCAGTGCGCTGATGCTGTGGACGGCGGCGCAGCAACGGGACGAGCAAGCCACGCTTCTGCTCAGCCTCTATGCCGCCATAACGCTGATCCTGGGGATCGCGGCGCTGGCGGTCGCGAAGATCGGGGCGGTCCGCCTTGCGCCACATCTGCAGGTGAGGCTGGTCGCGGCAGCGGGAGCCGGGCTCGGCGCCGGGCTGTTCGCGATGCTGTGGATGGCGGCCGATATCGACATCGTGATCTGGCAACTGGCGAACTTCATCGCGGTGTTCGGCGCCATCGTCGTGACGATCACGGTTATGCAATCCGTTCGCGCGGCCTTGCTGAGCTTTGCTGCGGCGATGGTCGTCGGGATCATGGTTGCGGTCGGTATCGGAGTGATGAGCGGTATCGCCATCACCTTCTTCGGTTGTCTCGCATTCACGATCGCGGGGATGGCGCGGCTGGATCATATCAAGGCGGCGGCGCGTGCTGCGCAGAGCAATCAGGACGCGTTGGCGCGGCGGCTGGTCCATGAATTCGAGGATCACGGCAGCGGCTGGTTCTGGCAGACCGATCGCCACGGGCGTCTCGTCTATCTGTCGACCAAGGTGGCAGAGGAAGTGGCGGCCAACGGCGCGTCCGCGATCGGGCAGTTGCTGACCGCGGTCTTCAAAGTGGATAGCGCGTCCCCCGACACGGAACGGACGCTGGGGTTCCATCTGTCGTCGCGCACGTCGTTTGCGGACTATTCCGTGCGACCGGTCGCCGACGTTGCGGAGCGGTGGTGGTCGATTTCGGGCCGACCGATGATGGACGCGATGAACCGCTTCCAGGGCTTTGTCGGCAGCGGCAGCGACCTGACTCAGAAGCGGCAGTCGGAAGCGGAGATTACCCGCCTCGCCTTGTTCGACGGGTTGACCGGGCTGGCCAACCGTCAGCGCATGCGGCTGTCGCTGGACCAGACGCTGGCAGCGCCGCAATCGGGAACGCGCGCGACGTCCCTGTTCCTGCTCGATCTCGATAGGTTCAAGGCGGTGAACGATACGCTTGGCCATCAGACGGGCGACACGTTGTTGAAACAGGTGGGACAGCGATTGCAACGCAGCGTCGGCGATGCGGGGCTGGTCGGGCGACTGGGCGGCGACGAATTCAAGGTCGTGCTGCCGCGCGAAGCCAATCGTGATCGGCTGGCGGAACTGGCACGGACGATCATCGCGTCGTTGTCGCAGCCGTATTTCATCGATGGATCGTCGATCACGATCGGCTGTTCGATCGGCATCGCGATCGCGCCGGAGGATGGAGCGGATTCGGAGACGCTGGTTCGCAATGCGGATCTGGCCCTTTACGCGGCGAAGGCGGATGGGCGCGGGATCCACCGTTTCTATCGTGCCGAACTGTTGCTGGGCGCGCAGAAACGGAAGCAGCTGGAGGACGACCTGCGCAAGGCGCTGGCGCAGGACGAGTTCCATGTCGCGTATCAGCCGGTCGTCTGCACGCGGAGCGAACGGATCGTCGGGTATGAAGCGCTGCTGCGGTGGGATCATCCGACGCGCGGTGCGGTATCGCCGGCGGACTTCATCCCGGTCGCGGAGGATTGCGGGCTGATCGAGGCGATCGGCGAATGGGTGCTGCGGACGGCCTGCGAGGATGCGGCGACATGGCCGAACGGGATCCGCGTCGCGGTGAATGTATCGCCGATCCAGTTCGCCAATCCGGCATTGCCGGCGATCGTCACGAGCGCGCTGGCGCGGTCGGGCATTCCCGCCGAACGGCTGGAACTGGAGATCACCGAAGGCGTGTTCCTGAACGAGAGCGCATCGTCGGACAACATGTTCAGGGCGCTGAAGGGGATCGGCGTGCGGTTGGCGCTGGACGATTTCGGGACCGGATATTCGTCGCTCGGCTATCTGAAGAAGGCGCCGTTCGACAAGATCAAGATCGACCAGAGCTTCGTCAAGGGCGCGGCGATCGCGGGCAACCGCAATGCGGCGATCATCAAGGCGATCGTCACGCTGGCCGATACGCTGGGGATGGAGACGACCGCCGAGGGCGTCGAGGTGCAGGACGAGATCCAGCTGATCCGCGACCTGGGGTGCAGCCATATCCAGGGCTATGTGTATGGCAAGGCGGCGCGCGCGGCGGTGGTGATCGAGCATCTGCAGGCGACGGGCGGGATGGCGACGGCGGTCGGATTCCGGGCGAGCCGCAGCCCGCGATCGTCGATGCTGCGCAGCGCGCGGATCACCACCGAGGGGGCGGAGGGCGAAGTGCGGATCCGCAACATGTCGGCGACGGGCGCGATGATCGACGGGATCGAGATCGACGGCGACGCGGCGGGGATCGATATCCTGATCGAATTGCTGGAGGACCAGATGTTCCCGGCGAAGCTGCGCTGGGCGGCGGATGGCAAGGCGGGGATCGAATTCGCCCAGAACTTCAACATGGAGCGGCTGAGCCAGCCCGCCCCCGCCGCCGCCGCGATCCGCCGATCCGCCTGA